AGGAGCGCGGCGGCGGGACTTAATACTGGGGTGGTTGCGGCAAAGCGGGCTGCCCATGACCGGACAGTTGCTGGCGACGAAAACGAACGTGAGCCGGCAAGTTATCGTGCAGGACATTTCGCTGCTTAAGGCGGCCGGCGAGCCGATTATCGCCACTTCGCGCGGATATTTGTATGTCAAGGAGAATTTTGCCGGCCGGCGGATCAGGCAGGTCATCGCCGTGTGCCACAAGCCGGAGGAAACGGCGGCTGAGTTGTACACGTTGGTCGATTACGGCGTAACGATCGTAAATGTGATCGTCGAGCATCCAGTCTATGGAGATTTGACGGGATCGCTCATGCTGCAAAACCGTTTTGATGTGGATGAATTTTTACAAGAGATGGAACGAACGAGCGCCTCGCTGTTGTCAAGATTGACGGACGGGGTGCATCTGCATACGATTGAAGCCGATTCGCAAGAGCAGCTGGACAAAGCGGTCGAAGCGCTGAAACGAATCGGCATTTTGCTTGAAAATTAATGGTCGCGGGGGCGCTTGATGATGCGTACGAAGCTGGAAACAGCGTTATGCCGATTGTTGCAAATTCGCTATCCCATTGTCCTGGCTGGCATGGCCGGAGGGCCGACAACCGCGGAATTGGTGGCGGCGGTAAGCAATGCCGGAGGGCTGGGCACTTTGGGCGGCGCCTATTTGGATGCCGACGCATTGCGGGATGCGATCAGGAACATTCGCGGTAAAACGGACAAGCCGTTTGCCGTCAATTTGTTTGCCGCCGTGATGCGGGACGATAACAAGAGGACGCCGCGAATGCAGAAAATTTTAAACGGGTTTCGCCGGGAATTGGGCATTGCGGCGGCGGATGGCGCGCCTTTGCGCTCAGCCGACCGGTTGGCGGCGCAACTTGAAGTGTTGCTGACAGAAAACGTGCCGGTTATCAGCACAGCGTTTGGCGTTTTGCCGGATGCGGCCATGCGCGAGGCGAAAGCGAGGGGGATGCGCGTCATTGCGATGGTAACGACCGTGCAAGAAGCGTGCGAAGCGGAAAAAAAAGGGGTCGATATCGTAGTGGCGCAAGGCAGCGAAGCCGGCGGACACCGCGGGACGTTCGATGTGGCCAGGCATCCCATGGGAGCCAACATCGGCACGATGGCGCTGGTCCCGCAAGTTGTCGATCGGGTGCGCATTCCCGTTGTCGCCGCAGGCGGAATCATGGACGGCAGAGGGCTGGCGGCAAGCCTGGCGCTTGGGGCGCAGGGCGTGCAGATGGGCACGCGGTTTTTGACGGCGCTTGAGTCGGGCGCGCATCCGGCTTACCAGGAAGCGCTGCTAAAAAGCACGGAGGAAAGCTCGCGGATAACAAAAGTATTTTCCGGGCGCCCGGCACGCGCGCTAGCCAATTCTTTTATGGACCGGTTGGAAGCAAACGGCGAAGAGCCATTGCCTTTTCCCACGCAAAATACGGCAACGCGGGATATCCGGAACGCTGCGGCGCGGCAAAACAATCCCGCCTATATGTCATTATGGGCGGGACAAGGCGTGCGCATGCTGACTGCCGATAAAGGAGCAGCCGAGATTATCAGGGATATTGTCGATCAGGCGACGGAGATTTTGGGCTGAACCCCACTTCGTTTTTACAGCTCTTTACAAATAGGCAATGTTGCGATAGTCTGACAATAAATGCGATAGTTTATATGTTTGCCGAAAGTATCGGAAGACTTGATGGATGTTGAGAAACATTCACGAGTCTTTTTTTTGTTTCCAATTTTATCTATGTCGTTTATAATTTATGGAAAGGAAAGCATATATGAACCAAATTGTTGTGCGAAAACGAAATGATTCGAGTCTGTCGCTAAAGATGTGCTATGACGAGAGACTGCTTGACAAAATACGACGACTTCCGCAGAAGCAATAGGATAAGTCGGAAAGAATTTGGCTCATACCCTATCGCGAACACGATATTGCTTTATTTGTCAATATATTTCGCGATGAAAAGGGAATTGTAGATAGTGAACTTTTGCGGGAATGTCCGGCTTTGCAGCATTTTGCCGGCGAAGAAGAGAAAAGTTCGGGTGTGTTTTTATGCCTCGCTCCTGAATGGAACTTGAGGGAAGCGGAATGCCTTACCCGGCAATTACAGCTAAGTGCATACAGCACGAAAACGATCAAGTCTTATTGCAGTCAAGTCGGCCGGTTTCTGCATCATGTCGGCGCGCATTCCGC
This genomic interval from Bacilli bacterium contains the following:
- a CDS encoding transcription repressor NadR, translated to GARRRDLILGWLRQSGLPMTGQLLATKTNVSRQVIVQDISLLKAAGEPIIATSRGYLYVKENFAGRRIRQVIAVCHKPEETAAELYTLVDYGVTIVNVIVEHPVYGDLTGSLMLQNRFDVDEFLQEMERTSASLLSRLTDGVHLHTIEADSQEQLDKAVEALKRIGILLEN
- a CDS encoding nitronate monooxygenase, whose protein sequence is MRTKLETALCRLLQIRYPIVLAGMAGGPTTAELVAAVSNAGGLGTLGGAYLDADALRDAIRNIRGKTDKPFAVNLFAAVMRDDNKRTPRMQKILNGFRRELGIAAADGAPLRSADRLAAQLEVLLTENVPVISTAFGVLPDAAMREAKARGMRVIAMVTTVQEACEAEKKGVDIVVAQGSEAGGHRGTFDVARHPMGANIGTMALVPQVVDRVRIPVVAAGGIMDGRGLAASLALGAQGVQMGTRFLTALESGAHPAYQEALLKSTEESSRITKVFSGRPARALANSFMDRLEANGEEPLPFPTQNTATRDIRNAAARQNNPAYMSLWAGQGVRMLTADKGAAEIIRDIVDQATEILG
- a CDS encoding phage integrase N-terminal SAM-like domain-containing protein is translated as MQHFAGEEEKSSGVFLCLAPEWNLREAECLTRQLQLSAYSTKTIKSYCSQVGRFLHHVGAHSAIDEKTLQNYSNFLFNRKLSHAYVG